The Biomphalaria glabrata chromosome 1, xgBioGlab47.1, whole genome shotgun sequence sequence GTGTGTCGTGGGAATGAGCTCTAATTATTtgattagaaaatatatttaaaaaataggcgaaacatttcatttgtttaaactTGATAATATTAGAATGAAATAAGtctggaaggggggggggcggaggaaacgctcccgtcgcctcagcgtggcgcctccgttGAAACGTCCGCCCGGGGGAGCGGGAGCAAACAGGGCCTCCAGTGCACTTGGTGAGGATGTGAGAAAAGCTTTCCAACCCGCCCCGCATCTATTGCGCACCATTCCCAAGCAGGGTCCAACGGtaaagggttggggggggggtaatttcaATTAGTGGCCAACTTGACTgcagaaataaaatgtacaaacttAGTGAATCCGAATGATAAATAGAGCATAATTACAtgtctgaataaaaaaatacatgtaggcctattacatgttgatatagatatagatattgatatATGCCTAGGGCATTTTATGTCTTATGTTGGGGTCTtgtccctttgcaacttcttgtgtgactaaagaggccaatcatTGAAACACAGCTTctgtcacaggttgggcatctgtaatcaccaggcgttTTTGCACGTTCTCCTTTCTACTTCTTTTGTGTAAcccgggacccttcctttatgttcGCTCTCCATGTTGCGTTTTCATACCTCAGTAATCATTTGAAGTGGACGACCAgaggctctcctgccttctgtagataggtagatagatagatggatcaTGGATATACAGATCCCCTATATATAATCTAGTTCCTCTTTGTTAAAACAGATTTGAGTTTGATTTAGATAtttctgttttgttgttgttttggttCTTGTCACTAAACTGACTAAACAAACATATCGAGCCATGATTCTAGCTAAtagcaatgttgttttttttcatttctatttaacTATTTATTGTGCAGCTTTacattctcccccctcccccatttaaAGATCTTACATTAAGCTGCATTGTGGGATGGAAGTCTTTAATGAAATCATGTTCAGATAAGTAAAACGTATATTTTTACATATAATgggaatattttaaaactatccAGCATCACTGGGCTAAGATGACCTATTGTTTTGAGTACTATATGGTTATCCATAAACTCCAATGCTAAAGTAAACGTATTTATGCAAGCCTATCCAACATCAGCActattaatataaaacaaaaagatagctCAGGAGAAACATATTGTTTTGAGTATTGTCATCTATTCTAAAGTTGTTTGGGCGACATCTGGTCAAACCGACACATCTCACAGTGTCTCATTTATGTCACGTGATGTCAATAACCAACCATGCAACAATACATATCTTTAACGTGATTGAAAACGCTGTATGTTACACAGTTAGCTATTTTCTCGAAGATTCTACGATTACTCACCTGGCCAGACAACCACTGGggcttttaaaattatataaacattGACCTGACCCATGATGTACAAGTCTAGTAGGTGACACTCAGTAGGTGACGTTCAAACCAggatacacaaacacacaactcTCTGCTTCAGTCATACAAGTTGAAGAATAACAAaccacaaaacaaaatgaattcacTCGCCTGGATTACTTCTCTTGTATTGCTTACATCTGTACTCCTCTGTGCTTTCGGTGATGAGGAGACTAGTGAGTAATTTATAACTTAAAGACACACTGAATTAAAACTGAATTAAAAAAGTTATAGGGTTACCATATAGATAAGAGCTTGGTTTTTACAGAAATTTAAactgtttaaaaatatgttagaaatgaataatttaaattaaaatgcatTGTTAACAATTATTGAAATGTAAGtagtttaattaaatattttcttctcACTATTGGCctaaattctatttaaaaactCATCATCTGAATAAGCCTGCAATTCGATTGTAATTTAGCTCTAGATGATTGGTTTAAACTAATGAGAATTCAGTTTGAACACAATTGTTGACCCTAGCATTACTATTagaacaatatagatgcacaaacaaaaacagttaaATGCATACACCAACACGCAAGTCCAACGCTTGATGAATCAGACACTTCTATGAACTTGTCGGTGACGACGAATGGCATCTTGACTGAAAGTGGAAGaaatgagatttttaaaaactttttccaCCATATTTGATGCAATGTTAGAACTGAAGGGGAAGCATGGGAGTGTGATGGAACAGCGCCACCTTAAGGACTGAAACGAAACTCATAAGAAGATAGAACTACTTTCCAAAATGCTCCACATAGCTGCCCTAGAACCAGTTGTTCTTATATTTGAGACTTTCTTAAAAAGCTTACACAAACTTattctgtctgcctggtaacaAATTTGACTTTATTTCTACcacaaactttgcacaattaatcgttggcgaagacaatacatgaatcaatccccccccccccccaaaaaaaaaacattagttaattaattcctggtaattaattattttgtttgataccaacagtATACACAGATGTGGCTAACTATGTAGGACTTTGTCCCCTTGGTCATTGGACATATACGGCCACTCTCAGATGGATTGAacattgaaacaattatttatggtagttagcaaaacatgaatcaataaaaagttaataaaatagTCAATTTATTACTGGTATAATTCTTTTGTTTGAGCCCAAAAAGGGATATGGTCCGTCATTATTaaaagatatggctaaatatgtgagattttgttcacttaaataattgtacatgtcACTTCTCCCACACGCGTTCTGTAATCGAATTGAAACGTtggtaaattattaaatgtaacaagcaaaaaatgaatcaattaaaaaagaaaattaagcaattaattattggtaattaattattgtctttgatatcgaaaaaggaaaatacagtctacattatatatatatagacatattttacccgcgacccgcgggtctttatttgcacattactttcgatatagtcactgagagtgtttaaacaattaaacgaaataataatgtaataagtaaagcgaatgtgtcaatgtaaaaatagtgtgaatgaagctatcaaatcaaaatagctaataggcttaattaaatccattttttttttcaaattaaaacatttgcttgtaggcctacatatatttgattaaaatttgagatgaatagactaaattttgtatgttcatgtgtataaagtatatattgaggtagacatagatctaaatctacactaatctagagttaaacattggcttttatagagttcattctgtgctgtgcatgcgtgaccttttttcatgaatgaatataggcctatctcaacacggctacgcagctttagcgaacagcgaacgaatgtattaaaatgctttagaaaaacaaatttgaatgttaatttgattaaaatatgaaatgaatggacaataattagtatatttatgtgttaaagcacaaaactatctttgcgaaaagaagttttatcatcttagagttcaataagagttttagacctaggcctaggaatagactcagtagagagatgtgttaatgtgtaaccattggtaatgtctaatgaaataatgttcgccaggaaatctgtagtcacagatatcaggaactaatttatgtaaaaaatgcttttgaataatctagtggattggatttagatgtatgttaaacttagctaataatCCTTTCACGTAATTTCTCTTTcgttacgaaaataaaattagttttgcgaaaatgggtttacccgaggtcgatacattcttatctattaaaaacgaaaagagcgatagctttgttaaatgaatgggattataaagtgaacaattaaacgaaataattttttgtacgtgattcatgaatgaatatagatctaggcctatctcaactcggcttcgcagctttcgtaaacgaatgtagctttagaaaaccaaatttgaatgtttatttgatcaaaatatgaaatgaatggactttaattaatatgttaatgtattaaagtataaaactatctgtgcgaagagaagttctatcatcttagagttgaattgagttttagatctagggatggtattataaagtaaacaattaaacgaattaatatttagtacgcgattcattacggtattgtctaatgaaagaatgttcgtcaggaaatctgtaatcacagatataatgaactaattaatgtaaaaaatgcgtttgaaacacaaaattgaaggttaattttattatataatgaaatcaatggatcttcttttgtcttttcatgtgtcaaagtaaaaaactatctgcgcaaagtgtatttcttaaaattagatctaagtctaaatcctttctatcttttctcatgtcaacattgtagacatggcatagatccataaaatactatagctgtaatagattcggacaactttattttttttgagggtcttacatttgttttagggctacaatacattcactaaggtctaagttggtacccaaggaacattcctgcctagttttatcaagattggtcaagcggttttgatgtctataagtaacatacatacatacatacatacatacatacatacatacccctcacattctactttataatatagatatgtatatatatatatatatatatatatatatatatatatataagtagtaAATGTGTAGTTCTTCCCCTAAGATTTGTTTATCTTTACAGGTTATTCTTGTTTTTCCGATGAGCAATGTTCAAACGCAAGCAATGCCTCCAACTTCTTCATGAACCAAGTGAAATACTGCTGCAAGGCTGGTGACAAACTGGTCATTTCCGCTAAGGGAAAGAATTTCCACTTCAAGGGCAGTTCTTTTGTTCACATTGAAAAGAGGGACGCGCAGGTTGAAGCGCTTCCTGAAGAGGAAACCAAGACGTCTGTAAATTGCACTTGCTCCAGCGTGGACCCAAAGTTAATCGAGGAAGAAGCGAAGAGCGCTTTGGAAAAGATGCAACAAGAATTCAAAAGTTGGTTCGAttatttttggtaattaattaaagttgaaaaaa is a genomic window containing:
- the LOC106077041 gene encoding uncharacterized protein LOC106077041 gives rise to the protein MNSLAWITSLVLLTSVLLCAFGDEETSYSCFSDEQCSNASNASNFFMNQVKYCCKAGDKLVISAKGKNFHFKGSSFVHIEKRDAQVEALPEEETKTSVNCTCSSVDPKLIEEEAKSALEKMQQEFKSDNIDY